A single region of the Vicia villosa cultivar HV-30 ecotype Madison, WI linkage group LG4, Vvil1.0, whole genome shotgun sequence genome encodes:
- the LOC131594898 gene encoding polygalacturonase-like: MMKNLSIGIIFSFLYFLADFVAAQSGVFDISKFGGAPNADITQAFTSAWNEACASTTAAKIVIPAGTYKMGLLEVKGPCKAPVEVQVDGTVQAPGNNADLKGAEQWIRFDDIDSLTVSGKGVFDGQGAAAWKGASVAWKDKSHGKGSNKRAISLYFAYCNNTMVTGITSKDSKYFHFMVLGCNNITFDAVKIIAPDESPNTDGIHMGRSNGVTIINTNIGTGDDCVSLGDGSKNVTVENVNCGPGHGISVGSLGKYPNEENVAGFIVKNCTLTETENGVRIKTWPDTAGKITVTDMHFEDIIMNNVMNPVIVDQEYCPWNQCSKKNPSQIKLSKVTFKNIKGTSGTSEGVIIICSSGVPCDGVELNNVDLTFNGAPAVAKCSNVKPLVTGKAPICGASASSSTSASPSSSPASASPSSSPASASAASAPKESAPKEEKEDKKEKEEKEEKGEKEDDD, translated from the exons atgatgaaGAACTTGAGTATTGGCATAATATTTTCATTCCTATATTTTCTAGCGGACTTTGTTGCAGCTCAATCTGGAGTCTTTGACATATCTAAATTTGGTGGAGCACCAAATGCAGATATTACTCAG GCCTTCACGAGTGCATGGAATGAAGCATGTGCATCAACAACTGCCGCCAAAATTGTGATTCCGGCTGGTACATACAAGATGGGGTTATTAGAAGTTAAAGGTCCTTGTAAGGCTCCTGTAGAAGTTCAAGTGGATGGCACAGTTCAAGCACCTGGGAACAATGCTGATCTTAAAGGAGCTGAACAATGGATCCGGTTTGATGATATAGACTCCCTTACCGTATCAGGAAAAGGAGTTTTTGATGGTCAAGGTGCAGCTGCATGGAAAGGTGCTTCAGTTGCTTGGAAAGATAAATCTCATGGAAAAGGTTCCAATAAACGTGCAATT AGTTTGTATTTTGCTTACTGCAACAACACCATGGTCACTGGTATTACATCTAAGGACAGCAAGTATTTTCATTTTATGGTTTTGGGGTGTAACAATATCACATTTGATGCCGTCAAAATTATAGCCCCTGATGAAAGTCCAAATACTGATGGAATCCATATGGGAAGATCAAATGGTGTTACAATTATTAATACCAACATTGGAACTGGAGATGATTGTGTATCATTGGGTGATGGTAGCAAAAATGTAACTGTCGAAAATGTGAATTGTGGACCAGGACATGGTATTAGTGTTGGAAGCCTTGGAAAGTATCCAAATGAAGAGAATGTAGCCGGTTTTATAGTTAAGAATTGTACTCTCACGGAAACTGAAAATGGTGTGAGGATTAAGACTTGGCCTGATACGGCGGGAAAAATTACTGTTACTGATATGCATTTTGAAGATATTATCATGAATAATGTCATGAACCCTGTCATCGTTGACCAAGAGTATTGTCCATGGAATCAATGTTCCAAAAAG AATCCATCACAAATAAAGCTAAGCAAGGTTACATTCAAGAACATTAAGGGCACATCTGGAACATCAGAAGGAGTgattattatttgtagtagtggtgTACCATGTGATGGCGTGGAGTTAAATAATGTTGATCTCACATTCAATGGAGCACCAGCAGTAGCTAAATGTTCTAATGTCAAACCTTTAGTTACAGGAAAAGCTCCTATTTGTGGAGCTTCAGCTTCATCATCAACTTCAGCATCACCTTCTTCTTCACCAGCTTCAGCATCACCTTCATCTTCGCCAGCTTCGGCTTCAGCAGCTTCAGCTCCTAAAGAGTCAGCTcctaaagaagaaaaagaagacaaaaaagaaaaagaagaaaaggaagaaaaaggagaaaaagaagaCGACGATTAG